The following coding sequences lie in one uncultured Mailhella sp. genomic window:
- a CDS encoding IS5 family transposase (programmed frameshift) produces the protein MKELFYLSHEQIARIKRYFPRSHGIPRVDDRRVVSGIIYVIKHGLQWKDAPREYGPYKTLYNRFIRWSRLGVFNRIFAELVEQNGSTTRLMIDTTHLKAHRTAASLLKKGAFSRCIGRTKGGLNSKLHAVCNAFGQPLAFHLSGGQVSDYKGAAVLLDTLPQARELLADRGYDADWFRHALSRKGITPCIPGRHSRKTPVVYDKEVYKQRHKIEIMFGRLKDWRRIAMRYDRCAHTFFSAICLAAIVIFYI, from the exons ATGAAGGAACTTTTTTATCTTTCTCATGAACAGATTGCTCGTATCAAACGCTACTTTCCTCGTTCCCACGGCATTCCGAGAGTCGATGACAGGCGTGTCGTCAGCGGCATTATCTATGTCATCAAGCATGGCCTGCAATGGAAAGATGCCCCGCGCGAGTATGGACCATACAAAACTCTCTACAATCGTTTTATCCGCTGGAGCCGATTGGGTGTCTTTAACAGGATTTTTGCGGAGCTTGTTGAACAAAACGGCTCCACAACACGCTTGATGATTGATACCACACATCTCAAGGCACACAGGACAGCAGCAAGTTTGCTGAAAAAAGGGGCCT TTTCCCGATGTATCGGACGCACAAAAGGCGGCCTGAATTCAAAACTCCACGCTGTCTGCAATGCCTTCGGTCAACCGTTGGCCTTCCATCTGTCCGGCGGTCAGGTGAGCGACTACAAAGGCGCTGCTGTCCTGCTTGATACTCTGCCGCAGGCCAGGGAGCTTCTGGCGGATAGAGGCTATGATGCCGACTGGTTTCGTCATGCCTTGTCCCGTAAAGGAATCACGCCGTGTATTCCTGGCAGACACAGCCGAAAAACTCCGGTGGTCTATGACAAGGAGGTTTATAAGCAGCGGCACAAGATAGAAATCATGTTCGGCCGACTCAAGGATTGGCGCAGAATAGCCATGCGTTATGACCGTTGTGCACACACGTTCTTTTCGGCCATTTGTCTCGCTGCCATTGTCATCTTTTATATTTAA
- a CDS encoding DUF6198 family protein: MNTSHTKERCKRWIIFLLSLFFMGNGIAMVTNAQLGTTPISSVPYVVGEIFGFSIGTGTFCVNTLMLLAQIPLLGRTFRPRQFLQLPSVFIFSMFIDLGMWLTHTLIPETWPLRIVMTLIGCTIMAFDITLEITSNTMVIPGEGFVLALAYRLKLPFSNLKVINDVSLVVLAALLGWICLGRIAGLREGTVITAFLTGFIIRFFSLCFRQRIELWFKK; encoded by the coding sequence ATGAATACTTCACACACAAAGGAGCGCTGCAAGCGCTGGATAATCTTTCTGCTAAGTCTTTTTTTCATGGGCAACGGCATAGCCATGGTCACCAACGCGCAGCTGGGCACGACTCCCATTTCCAGCGTGCCCTACGTCGTGGGCGAAATCTTCGGCTTCTCCATAGGTACGGGCACGTTCTGCGTTAACACGCTCATGCTGCTGGCTCAGATTCCCCTGCTCGGCCGGACCTTCCGACCTCGACAGTTTCTTCAGCTGCCCAGCGTATTCATTTTCAGCATGTTCATCGACCTCGGCATGTGGCTGACCCACACGCTCATTCCTGAAACCTGGCCGCTGCGCATCGTCATGACCCTCATCGGCTGCACCATCATGGCCTTCGACATCACGCTGGAAATCACCAGCAACACCATGGTCATTCCCGGCGAAGGCTTCGTGCTGGCGCTTGCCTATCGACTCAAGCTGCCGTTCAGCAATCTCAAGGTCATCAACGACGTATCTCTGGTGGTGCTCGCCGCCCTGCTCGGCTGGATCTGCCTGGGACGAATCGCCGGCCTGCGGGAAGGCACCGTCATCACGGCATTTCTTACAGGATTCATCATCCGCTTCTTCAGTCTCTGCTTCCGCCAGCGCATCGAACTGTGGTTCAAGAAGTAA
- the gpmI gene encoding 2,3-bisphosphoglycerate-independent phosphoglycerate mutase: MPVVKPTLFLILDGYGLAPAGPGNAASLAHTPTLDRLLAMPGLGRLDASGRQVGLPSGFIGNSEVGHLNIGAGRIVYQDMTRIDMAVESGELFRNPVLLDMCERVRARGGRIHFCGLLSDGGVHSHINHLFALLELAQREGVPALVHAFLDGRDTPPCSGIDYVTRLQPELEKTGARLADMVGRFYAMDRDKHWERVEQAWNMMVHGQGQRVENAQEALRAAYAEGETDEFIKPRILLDPAESVIRDGDGVFCFNFRADRGRELVRALTDSDFTGFDRGVMPDMAAVASMTSYEATLTAPVAFSKHNLDKTMGEIVADMGLHQLRIAETEKYAHVTYFFSGGREAPFENEDRILVESPRDVATYDLKPQMSAEEVTDKLIAAWNSDKYDFVVCNLANPDMVGHTGVLEAAIKACETVDACVTRIEKAVMDRGGILCITADHGNVEKMIDEEGRPQTAHTLNQTPLLIVENGKTHPVKNGKLGDIMPTLLTLWGIPVPAEMTGDNLLV, from the coding sequence ATGCCCGTAGTGAAACCTACCCTTTTTCTCATCCTCGACGGCTACGGTCTGGCTCCCGCCGGACCGGGAAACGCCGCCAGCCTTGCTCATACCCCCACGCTTGACCGCCTGCTCGCCATGCCCGGCCTGGGCCGTCTGGACGCCTCCGGTCGTCAGGTGGGGCTTCCCTCCGGATTCATCGGCAATTCGGAAGTGGGGCACCTGAACATCGGCGCCGGCCGCATCGTGTATCAGGACATGACCCGCATCGACATGGCCGTGGAAAGCGGAGAACTGTTCCGCAATCCCGTGCTGCTCGACATGTGCGAACGCGTCCGCGCCCGCGGAGGCCGCATTCATTTCTGCGGTCTGCTCTCCGACGGCGGCGTCCACAGTCACATCAATCATCTGTTCGCGCTTCTGGAACTTGCGCAGCGCGAAGGCGTGCCCGCGCTTGTCCACGCCTTTCTCGACGGCCGCGACACCCCGCCCTGCTCCGGCATCGACTATGTGACCCGTCTGCAGCCCGAGCTTGAAAAAACGGGCGCGCGCCTGGCCGACATGGTGGGCCGCTTTTACGCGATGGATCGCGACAAGCACTGGGAACGCGTGGAACAGGCCTGGAACATGATGGTTCACGGTCAGGGTCAGCGCGTCGAGAACGCGCAGGAAGCCCTGCGCGCCGCCTACGCCGAAGGCGAAACCGACGAATTCATCAAGCCCCGCATTCTGCTTGATCCCGCCGAATCCGTCATCCGCGACGGCGACGGCGTCTTCTGCTTCAACTTCCGCGCCGACCGCGGCCGCGAACTGGTGCGCGCGCTCACGGATTCCGACTTCACCGGATTCGACCGCGGCGTCATGCCCGACATGGCGGCCGTCGCCTCCATGACCTCCTACGAGGCCACGCTCACCGCGCCCGTGGCGTTTTCCAAGCACAACCTCGACAAGACCATGGGCGAAATCGTCGCCGACATGGGCCTGCATCAGCTGCGCATCGCGGAAACGGAAAAATACGCCCACGTCACCTACTTTTTCAGCGGCGGACGCGAAGCCCCCTTTGAAAACGAAGACCGCATTCTTGTCGAATCTCCCCGCGACGTGGCCACCTACGACCTCAAGCCCCAGATGAGCGCCGAAGAAGTCACCGACAAGCTCATTGCGGCCTGGAACAGCGACAAGTACGACTTTGTGGTGTGCAATCTCGCCAATCCCGACATGGTGGGCCATACCGGCGTGCTTGAAGCCGCCATCAAAGCCTGCGAAACCGTGGACGCCTGTGTGACCCGCATCGAAAAGGCCGTCATGGACCGCGGCGGCATACTGTGCATCACGGCCGATCACGGCAACGTGGAAAAAATGATAGACGAGGAAGGACGTCCGCAGACGGCCCACACCCTGAATCAGACGCCGCTTCTTATTGTGGAAAACGGCAAGACGCATCCCGTCAAAAACGGCAAGCTCGGCGACATCATGCCCACGCTGCTCACGCTCTGGGGCATACCCGTCCCGGCGGAAATGACCGGCGACAATCTGCTTGTCTGA
- the rsfS gene encoding ribosome silencing factor, producing MTKEKKYSTLPASEKAPVIQQWLAEHKARDLSVFRLPEGNPLADIVIIASASSARHARSLADGLSEMCKKEKFEILRTEGYQEGQWVLVDLNDIIVHIFQEPVRELYHLEALWSGAEALPATAAEGKENN from the coding sequence ATGACCAAAGAAAAAAAATATTCCACGCTTCCCGCCTCCGAAAAGGCCCCCGTCATTCAGCAGTGGCTGGCCGAACACAAGGCACGCGATCTGTCCGTATTCCGGCTTCCTGAAGGCAACCCGCTGGCCGACATCGTCATCATAGCCTCGGCCTCCTCCGCGCGTCACGCGCGCAGTCTTGCCGACGGTCTTTCGGAAATGTGCAAGAAGGAGAAATTCGAGATCCTGCGCACCGAAGGCTATCAGGAAGGACAGTGGGTTCTCGTGGACCTCAACGACATCATCGTCCACATTTTTCAGGAGCCGGTCAGGGAACTATACCATCTTGAGGCCCTCTGGTCCGGCGCCGAAGCGCTGCCCGCCACAGCAGCGGAAGGAAAGGAGAACAATTGA